A part of Saccharomyces cerevisiae S288C chromosome XIV, complete sequence genomic DNA contains:
- the IMP4 gene encoding snoRNA-binding rRNA-processing protein IMP4 (Subunit of the MPP10 chaperone complex and the small subunit (SSU) processome; contains both U3 snoRNA and rRNA primary transcript binding activity, as well as RNA chaperone activity; SSU processome is required for pre-18S rRNA processing; interacts with Mpp10p; member of a superfamily of proteins that contain a sigma(70)-like motif and associate with RNAs) encodes MLRRQARERREYLYRKAQELQDSQLQQKRQIIKQALAQGKPLPKELAEDESLQKDFRYDQSLKESEEADDLQVDDEYAATSGIMDPRIIVTTSRDPSTRLSQFAKEIKLLFPNAVRLNRGNYVMPNLVDACKKSGTTDLVVLHEHRGVPTSLTISHFPHGPTAQFSLHNVVMRHDIINAGNQSEVNPHLIFDNFTTALGKRVVCILKHLFNAGPKKDSERVITFANRGDFISVRQHVYVRTREGVEIAEVGPRFEMRLFELRLGTLENKDADVEWQLRRFIRTANKKDYL; translated from the coding sequence ATGCTAAGAAGACAAGCCCGTGAAAGGAGAGAATATCTATACAGAAAAGCGCAAGAATTACAAGATTCTCAACTGCAACAAAAACGTCAAATAATTAAACAAGCGCTAGCTCAGGGGAAGCCATTGCCAAAGGAACTAGCAGAAGATGAGAGTTTACAAAAGGATTTCAGATATGACCAAAGTTTAAAGGAGAGCGAAGAAGCAGATGATCTACAGGttgatgatgaatatgCTGCCACAAGTGGTATAATGGATCCAAGAATCATCGTCACAACATCTCGTGACCCAAGCACTCGTCTCTCGCAATTTgccaaagaaattaaacTGCTATTTCCAAATGCTGTCAGGCTGAACAGAGGTAATTATGTGATGCCAAATCTAGTGGATGCTTGTAAAAAATCCGGTACTACAGATTTGGTGGTATTACATGAACATAGAGGTGTTCCAACTTCTTTGACCATATCACATTTTCCACATGGACCCACTGCACAGTTTAGTTTACACAATGTTGTTATGAGACATGATATTATAAATGCTGGTAACCAAAGCGAAGTGAATCCACATCTAATATTTGATAACTTTACTACCGCTTTAGGGAAAAGAGTAGTCTGTATTTTAAAGCACTTGTTCAATGCGGGGCCCAAAAAAGATTCCGAAAGAGTAATCACTTTTGCGAATAGGGGTGATTTCATTAGCGTTAGACAGCATGTATATGTGAGAACAAGAGAGGGAGTAGAGATTGCCGAAGTTGGTCCTAGATTTGAGATGAGGTTGTTTGAACTGAGGTTGGGAACTTTAGAAAATAAGGACGCTGATGTTGAGTGGCAGTTGAGAAGATTCATAAGGACTGCCAATAAAAAAGACTATttgtga
- the MLF3 gene encoding Mlf3p (Serine-rich hypothetical protein; predicted to be palmitoylated; overproduction suppresses growth inhibition caused by exposure to immunosuppressant leflunomide; MLF3 has a paralog, VHS2, that arose from the whole genome duplication) gives MCVYKSNSNNSNPSFIFERTVQEASSNDLFLQPPVSASNTSHSSRSNSFYNLQTISPIPISGSEVRTPSLRKNSNNVSSPLDNVIPTSRSASNSTTSSLAHQEYILNPICNMQNHHHRRRTLENSVAPALDASCSIVNDENTDLSDVDMVYSRRPSSAVSLNMALLARTNSATLPSSESSPASPDLKLSRSHSHSAATRPTLNNINNTGMTTTTSNGEPNSRILRFYSYVDMLNDEKLAQANNTPTSRPPMKSQAYSCPFILKRSPPQAYSSSSATTTFSNPFIKTTELPATSPYVSPQQSARQYSNNANNNAKSPKNRSSSILFQRQSILSNVDPVANMHKNPKFQIESSDSEEEDLTMDMLDPSFPLSSSLRSSANLASNPELATQTPLSTSSSYTAIGKPMPLSTDPSYVSSSNTLSSEHELRVEKVSEVLKKKVSNGGFSTEFNSCDT, from the coding sequence ATGTGCGTGTACAAGTCAAATTCGAACAACAGCAACCCTTCTTTTATCTTCGAAAGAACCGTGCAAGAGGCAAGTTCAAACgatttatttcttcaaccTCCGGTTTCCGCCTCCAACACATCTCATAGCTCAAGATCTAATAGTTTTTACAACTTGCAGACCATTTCTCCGATACCTATCTCTGGTAGCGAGGTTAGAACTCCATCGTTGAGGAAGAACTCCAATAATGTTTCCTCTCCGCTAGATAACGTCATACCAACGTCTAGGTCGGCGTCGAACTCCACCACAAGCTCGCTAGCACATCAAGAGTACATCTTGAACCCCATTTGCAACATGCAAAATCATCACCATCGCCGTCGTACGTTAGAAAACTCGGTGGCTCCAGCTTTAGATGCTAGTTGCTCAATAGTGAACGATGAGAACACTGACCTGAGCGATGTCGATATGGTTTATTCAAGAAGACCTTCCTCTGCTGTGAGCCTAAACATGGCCCTGTTGGCTAGAACGAATAGTGCCACTCTTCCCTCATCAGAATCTTCGCCAGCATCGCCAGATCTTAAACTTTCGAGATCTCATTCGCATTCTGCGGCTACACGTCCCACCTTGAATAACATCAATAACACCGGGATGACCACCACAACTTCAAATGGCGAACCAAACTCCAGAATACTAAGATTCTACTCTTACGTCGATATGttgaatgatgaaaaaCTTGCACAGGCCAATAATACGCCTACATCTAGACCACCTATGAAATCCCAAGCGTACTCATGCCCTTTCATCCTCAAGAGGTCCCCACCACAAGCCtattcttcatcgtcaGCAACAACGACATTTTCCAACCCCTTCATCAAAACTACAGAATTACCAGCTACTTCGCCTTATGTATCTCCGCAGCAATCTGCGAGACAATATTCAAATAATGCTAATAACAATGCAAAATCCCCAAAAAACCGGTCATCTTCGATACTATTTCAAAGACAATCCATTTTATCAAACGTTGACCCTGTTGCAAACATGCACAAGAATCCCAAGTTCCAAATAGAATCAAGTGACagcgaagaagaagatttaaCCATGGACATGCTAGATCCTTCCTTTCCGTTAAGTTCGTCTTTGCGTTCAAGTGCAAACTTGGCAAGTAATCCCGAATTAGCAACCCAGACGCCTTTATCGACATCTTCGTCATATACAGCAATAGGCAAGCCCATgcctttatcaacagaTCCTTCTTACGTGTCTTCTTCTAATACGTTATCCTCCGAACATGAGTTAAGAGTTGAAAAAGTCAGTGAAGTGcttaagaaaaaagtttcaaatgGTGGATTTTCAACTGAATTTAATAGTTGTGATACATAA
- the MSK1 gene encoding lysine--tRNA ligase MSK1 (Mitochondrial lysine-tRNA synthetase; required for import of both aminoacylated and deacylated forms of tRNA(Lys) into mitochondria and for aminoacylation of mitochondrially encoded tRNA(Lys)), producing the protein MNVLLKRRSLTFAPRWLWCKCRSSRSRPYSLAHAVDTSKMEATRRNGQIVKDLGRYYPSMSESALHDLCQEYKEVTIADFNERFLGNPATLHHEDNPNLLLSINGRIKSIRFSGQKIVFIDLYNGSSGLKNDTQLQLIVNYNKIGGSSEDKANFSEYMNFLKKGDYIKALGYPGFSQSRVKMLSLICNKLPIVLSVSQLPLPSRLNDETKIKSNRVVDYQLNGTQTLLVRARIIKLLRKFLDDRNFVEVETPILSSKSNGAMAKPFITSSKDFDHLELRIAPELWLKRLIISGLQKVYEIGKVFRNEGIDSTHNAEFSTLEFYETYMSMDDIVTRTEDLFKFLITNLQKFFQDTRLPVPKTFSELHLALSENNWKFRKVEFLPTLNKELGIDLMNSGLDINKPSELLKALPKDIAKKYFPSADNTGQLSSLQILNKLSDVFLEQRHCQSTLPTVIYHQPAILSPLAKTDPQNKQVTKRFEVFIKGKEYINAYEEENCPQLQLQKFLQQKQINELTGNKTETLSPVIDYQYVETMKYGMPPVGGFGLGIDRLCMLFCDKKRIEEVLPFGCVDDVNRQ; encoded by the coding sequence ATGAATGTGCTGTTAAAAAGACGCAGTTTAACGTTTGCACCGAGATGGCTGTGGTGCAAGTGTCGAAGTAGCAGGAGCAGGCCGTATTCTCTGGCACACGCGGTCGACACAAGTAAGATGGAGGCAACCAGGAGGAACGGTCAGATTGTGAAGGACCTGGGTAGATACTATCCGTCAATGTCAGAATCAGCACTCCACGATCTTTGCCAGGAGTATAAAGAAGTCACTATCGCAGACTTTAATGAGAGATTCTTGGGCAACCCAGCCACATTACACCATGAGGATAATCCTAATTTGTTACTTAGTATTAATGGCAGGATTAAAAGCATTAGGTTTTCAGGCCAGAAGATTGTTTTTATAGATCTTTACAACGGCAGTAGCGGATTGAAGAATGATACGCAACTGCAGTTGATCGTAAACTACAATAAAATTGGTGGGAGTAGTGAGGATAAGGCGAATTTCTCAGAATATatgaactttttgaagaaaggAGATTATATTAAGGCGCTCGGTTATCCCGGGTTTTCCCAATCCAGAGTCAAGATGCTGTCCTTGATATGTAATAAGCTACCTATAGTATTGTCTGTTTCGCAACTGCCGTTACCTTCCAGACTGAATGATGAAACCAAGATCAAATCTAATAGAGTTGTTGACTACCAATTAAACGGCACTCAGACACTGCTAGTAAGGGCGCGTATCATCAAACTTTTGAGGAAGTTTCTCGACGACAGAAACTTCGTTGAGGTTGAAACGCCTATACTGTCATCAAAGTCCAACGGTGCCATGGCGAAGCCCTTTATAACGTCGTCCAAGGACTTCGACCATTTGGAGTTGCGTATTGCACCAGAATTATGGCTGAAGAGGCTTATAATTAGTGGTTTACAAAAAGTATACGAAATAGGAAAGGTCTTTCGAAACGAAGGCATTGATTCCACGCATAATGCTGAGTTTTCCACTTTAGAATTCTATGAAACTTACATGTCAATGGACGATATAGTCACAAGGACTGAAGATttgttcaaatttttgattaCTAACTTGCAAAAGTTCTTTCAAGATACCCGTCTGCCTGTCCCTAAGACGTTTAGTGAATTACATCTGGCACTATCCGAGAATAATTGGAAGTTTAGAAAAGTCGAATTCCTGCCCACTTTGAACAAAGAGCTTGGCATTGATCTAATGAACTCTGGATTGGATATCAATAAGCCGAGCGAACTTTTGAAGGCTTTACCGAAAGACATTGCGAAGAAGTATTTTCCTTCTGCAGATAACACTGGGCAATTATCTTCGCTGCAAATCCTAAATAAACTATCGGACGTGTTCCTCGAGCAGCGCCATTGTCAATCAACCTTGCCTACGGTAATATACCATCAACCTGCAATATTATCGCCCTTAGCCAAGACGGATCCGCAAAATAAGCAAGTCACGAAGAGATTCGAAGTCTTCATCAAAGGTAAGGAATACATCAATGCTTACGAAGAGGAAAATTGCCCCCAATTACAACTGCAGAAGTTTCTACAACAAAAGCAGATTAACGAATTGACAGGAAACAAAACTGAGACCTTATCGCCTGTTATTGACTACCAGTATGTTGAGACGATGAAATACGGTATGCCTCCAGTAGGTGGCTTTGGCCTTGGCATAGATAGATTGTGCATGCTATTTTGCGACAAGAAGAGGATAGAAGAGGTTCTGCCCTTTGGCTGTGTGGATGATGTAAACAGGCAGTAA
- the RNH201 gene encoding ribonuclease H2 catalytic subunit RNH201 (Ribonuclease H2 catalytic subunit; removes RNA primers during Okazaki fragment synthesis and errant ribonucleotides misincorporated during DNA replication; role in ribonucleotide excision repair; homolog of RNAse HI; related to human AGS4 which causes Aicardi-Goutieres syndrome), which translates to MVPPTVEASLESPYTKSYFSPVPSALLEQNDSPIIMGIDEAGRGPVLGPMVYAVAYSTQKYQDETIIPNYEFDDSKKLTDPIRRMLFSKIYQDNEELTQIGYATTCITPLDISRGMSKFPPTRNYNLNEQAHDVTMALIDGVIKQNVKLSHVYVDTVGPPASYQKKLEQRFPGVKFTVAKKADSLYCMVSVASVVAKVTRDILVESLKRDPDEILGSGYPSDPKTVAWLKRNQTSLMGWPANMVRFSWQTCQTLLDDASKNSIPIKWEEQYMDSRKNAAQKTKQLQLQMVAKPVRRKRLRTLDNWYR; encoded by the coding sequence ATGGTACCCCCCACGGTAGAAGCATCCTTGGAGTCTCCTTACACTAAGTCGTACTTTTCACCTGTCCCAAGCGCGCTCTTGGAACAGAATGACTCTCCAATAATAATGGGTATCGATGAAGCTGGCAGAGGGCCCGTATTAGGGCCAATGGTCTACGCAGTAGCCTATTCTACACAGAAATATCAGGACGAAACTATAATCCCTAACTACGAGTTTGACGACTCTAAAAAACTTACAGATCCCATCAGAAGAATGCTGTTTTCCAAGATATACCAGGACAACGAAGAACTAACCCAGATCGGCTACGCAACTACGTGCATCACTCCGTTGGATATCTCTAGAGGAATGAGCAAGTTCCCACCGACGAGAAACTATAACTTGAATGAGCAGGCGCACGATGTCACAATGGCACTCATTGATGGCGTGATAAAGCAGAACGTGAAGCTCAGTCACGTGTATGTGGATACTGTTGGACCACCAGCGTCCTATCAGAAGAAACTGGAGCAACGATTTCCTGGTGTCAAGTTTACGGTCGCCAAGAAGGCAGACTCGCTCTACTGCATGGTCAGTGTGGCGAGTGTCGTTGCAAAAGTGACCAGAGATATACTAGTCGAATCCTTGAAGAGGGATCCCGATGAGATCCTGGGTTCTGGATACCCCTCCGACCCGAAGACAGTCGCATGGCTGAAGCGCAACCAGACAAGTCTTATGGGCTGGCCCGCCAACATGGTAAGATTCTCATGGCAGACATGCCAGACTCTGTTAGATGACGCCAGTAAGAATAGTATCCCTATCAAGTGGGAAGAACAATATATGGACAGCAGGAAGAACGCCGCACAAAAAACCAAGCAATTGCAGCTCCAGATGGTCGCTAAGCCTGTTAGAAGGAAGAGGCTGAGAACCCTAGATAATTGGTACCGGTGA
- the LAT1 gene encoding dihydrolipoyllysine-residue acetyltransferase (Dihydrolipoamide acetyltransferase component (E2) of the PDC; the pyruvate dehydrogenase complex (PDC) catalyzes the oxidative decarboxylation of pyruvate to acetyl-CoA; metabolic longevity factor required for calorie restriction-mediated life span extension) produces the protein MSAFVRVVPRISRSSVLTRSLRLQLRCYASYPEHTIIGMPALSPTMTQGNLAAWTKKEGDQLSPGEVIAEIETDKAQMDFEFQEDGYLAKILVPEGTKDIPVNKPIAVYVEDKADVPAFKDFKLEDSGSDSKTSTKAQPAEPQAEKKQEAPAEETKTSAPEAKKSDVAAPQGRIFASPLAKTIALEKGISLKDVHGTGPRGRITKADIESYLEKSSKQSSQTSGAAAATPAAATSSTTAGSAPSPSSTASYEDVPISTMRSIIGERLLQSTQGIPSYIVSSKISISKLLKLRQSLNATANDKYKLSINDLLVKAITVAAKRVPDANAYWLPNENVIRKFKNVDVSVAVATPTGLLTPIVKNCEAKGLSQISNEIKELVKRARINKLAPEEFQGGTICISNMGMNNAVNMFTSIINPPQSTILAIATVERVAVEDAAAENGFSFDNQVTITGTFDHRTIDGAKGAEFMKELKTVIENPLEMLL, from the coding sequence ATGTCTGCCTTTGTCAGGGTGGTTCCAAGAATATCCAGAAGTTCAGTACTCACCAGATCATTGAGACTGCAATTGAGATGCTACGCATCGTACCCAGAGCACACCATTATTGGTATGCCGGCACTGTCTCCTACGATGACGCAAGGTAATCTTGCTGCTTGGACTAAGAAGGAAGGTGACCAATTGTCTCCCGGTGAAGTTATTGCCGAAATAGAAACAGACAAGGCTCAAATGGACTTTGAGTTCCAAGAAGATGGTTACTTAGCCAAGATTCTAGTTCCTGAAGGTACAAAGGACATTCCTGTCAACAAGCCTATTGCCGTCTATGTGGAGGACAAAGCTGATGTGCCAGCTTTTAAGGACTTTAAGCTGGAGGATTCAGGTTCTGATTCAAAGACCAGTACGAAGGCTCAGCCTGCCGAACCACAGgcagaaaagaaacaagaagCGCCAGCTGAAGAGACCAAGACTTCTGCACCTGAAGCTAAGAAATCTGACGTTGCTGCTCCTCAAGGTAGGATTTTTGCCTCTCCACTTGCCAAGACTATCGCCTTGGAAAAGggtatttctttgaaggaTGTTCACGGCACTGGACCCCGCGGTAGAATTACCAAGGCTGACATTGAGTCATATCTAGAAAAGTCGTCTAAGCAGTCTTCTCAAACCAGTGGTGCTGCCGCCGCCACTCCTGCCGCCGCTACCTCAAGCACTACTGCTGGCTCTGCTCCATCGCCTTCTTCTACAGCATCATATGAGGATGTTCCAATTTCAACCATGAGAAGCATCATTGGAGAACGTTTATTGCAATCTACTCAAGGCATTCCATCATACATCGTTTCCTCCAAGATATCCATCTCcaaacttttgaaattgagaCAGTCCTTGAACGCTACAGCAAACGACAAGTACAAACTGTCCATTAATGACCTATTAGTAAAAGCCATCACTGTTGCGGCTAAGAGGGTGCCAGATGCCAATGCCTACTGGTTACCTAATGAGAACGTTATCCGTAAATTCAAGAATGTCGATGTCTCAGTCGCTGTTGCCACACCAACAGGATTATTGACACCAATTGTCAAGAATTGTGAGGCCAAGGGCTTGTCGCAAATCTCTAACGAAATCAAGGAACTAGTCAAGCGTGCCAGAATAAACAAATTGGCACCAGAGGAATTCCAAGGTGGGACCATTTGCATATCCAATATGGGCATGAATAATGCTGTTAACATGTTTACTTCGATTATCAACCCACCACAGTCTACAATCTTGGCCATCGCTACTGTTGAAAGGGTCGCTGTGGAAGACGCCGCTGCTGAGAACGGATTCTCCTTTGATAACCAGGTTACCATAACAGGGACCTTTGATCATAGAACCATTGATGGCGCCAAAGGTGCAGAATTCATGAAGGAATTGAAAACTGTTATTGAAAATCCTTTGGAAATGCTATTGTGA
- the TOM7 gene encoding Tom7p (Component of the TOM (translocase of outer membrane) complex; responsible for recognition and initial import steps for all mitochondrially directed proteins; promotes assembly and stability of the TOM complex), protein MSFLPSFILSDESKERISKILTLTHNVAHYGWIPFVLYLGWAHTSNRPNFLNLLSPLPSV, encoded by the coding sequence ATGAGTTTCCTACCATCTTTTATCTTAAGCGATGAATCTAAAGAACgtatttccaaaattttaacTTTGACTCATAATGTAGCACATTATGGCTGGATCCCATTTGTTTTGTATTTGGGCTGGGCACACACTTCTAATAGACcaaactttttgaacttaCTGTCTCCGTTACCAAGTGTTTAA
- the RPL16B gene encoding 60S ribosomal protein uL13 RPL16B (Ribosomal 60S subunit protein L16B; N-terminally acetylated, binds 5.8 S rRNA; transcriptionally regulated by Rap1p; homologous to mammalian ribosomal protein L13A and bacterial L13; RPL16B has a paralog, RPL16A, that arose from the whole genome duplication) encodes MSQPVVVIDAKDHLLGRLASTIAKQVLNGQKIVVVRAEALNISGEFFRNKLKYHDFLRKATAFNKTRGPFHFRAPSRILYKAIRGMVSHKTARGKAALERLKIFEGIPPPYDKKKRVVVPQALRVLRLKPGRKYTTLGKLSTSVGWKYEDVVAKLEDKRKVRSAEYYAKKRAFTKKVSSASAAASESDVAKQLASFGY; translated from the exons ATGTCTCAACCAGTCGTTGTTATTGATG CTAAGGATCATTTGTTGGGTCGTTTGGCCTCCACTATTGCCAAGCAAGTATTGAACGGTCAAAAGATTGTCGTTGTCAGAGCTGAAGCTTTGAACATTTCTGGTGAATTCTTCAGAAACAAGTTGAAGTACCACGACTTTTTGAGAAAGGCTACTGCTTTCAACAAGACCCGTGGTCCATTCCATTTCAGAGCTCCATCTAGAATTCTTTACAAGGCTATTCGTGGTATGGTTTCCCACAAGACCGCCCGTGGTAAGGCTGCCTTGGAACGTTTAAAGATCTTCGAAGGTATTCCACCTCCATACgacaaaaagaagagagtTGTCGTTCCTCAAGCTTTGAGAGTTTTGAGATTGAAACCAGGTAGAAAGTACACCACTTTGGGTAAGTTGTCTACTTCTGTTGGTTGGAAATACGAAGATGTTGTTGCTAAATTAGAAGACAAGAGAAAGGTCAGATCCGCCGAATATTACGCCAAGAAGAGAGCTTTCACCAAAAAGGTCTCCTCTGCTTCTGCTGCTGCTTCTGAATCCGATGTTGCTAAGCAATTGGCTTCTTTCGGTTACTAA